One segment of Anser cygnoides isolate HZ-2024a breed goose chromosome 5, Taihu_goose_T2T_genome, whole genome shotgun sequence DNA contains the following:
- the TMEM216 gene encoding transmembrane protein 216 isoform X1, with the protein MAPRGRQRSSAPLQVLLFLNGWYSATYFVAEAFIFAYKALLLPYPVSNLLLDALLLLLYLGTEATRIFFGSKGNLCQRKVPLSVSLALTVPAAVMAAYYLLLQTYALRLEAILSAILLLFYAAELLLGVLALLSFSSVDVY; encoded by the exons ATGGCGCCCAGGG GCCGCCAGCGCTCCTCGGCGCCGCTGCAGGTGCTGCTCTTCCTCAACGGGTGGTACAGCGCGACCTACTTCGTGGCGGAGGCCTTCATCTTCGCCTACAagg cgctgctgctgccctaccCCGTCAGCAACCTGCTGCTGgacgcgctgctgctgctcctctacCTGGGCACCGAGGCCACCCGCATCTTCTTCG GCTCCaagggcaacctgtgccagcgGAAGGTGCCGCTCTCCGTCAGCCTGGCCCTCACCGTGCCGGCGGCCGTGATGGCGGCCTActacctgctgctgcagacctACGCCCTGCGCCTGGAGGCCATCCTCAGCGCCATCCTCCTGCTCTTCTACGCcgcggagctgctgctgggcgtCCTCGCGCTGCTCTCCTTCTCCAG CGTTGAtgtgtattga
- the TMEM216 gene encoding transmembrane protein 216 isoform X2, protein METQDGAQGPPALLGAAAGAALPQRVVQRDLLRGGGLHLRLQGNLLLDALLLLLYLGTEATRIFFGSKGNLCQRKVPLSVSLALTVPAAVMAAYYLLLQTYALRLEAILSAILLLFYAAELLLGVLALLSFSSVDVY, encoded by the exons ATGGAGACGCAAGATGGCGCCCAGGG GCCGCCAGCGCTCCTCGGCGCCGCTGCAGGTGCTGCTCTTCCTCAACGGGTGGTACAGCGCGACCTACTTCGTGGCGGAGGCCTTCATCTTCGCCTACAagg CAACCTGCTGCTGgacgcgctgctgctgctcctctacCTGGGCACCGAGGCCACCCGCATCTTCTTCG GCTCCaagggcaacctgtgccagcgGAAGGTGCCGCTCTCCGTCAGCCTGGCCCTCACCGTGCCGGCGGCCGTGATGGCGGCCTActacctgctgctgcagacctACGCCCTGCGCCTGGAGGCCATCCTCAGCGCCATCCTCCTGCTCTTCTACGCcgcggagctgctgctgggcgtCCTCGCGCTGCTCTCCTTCTCCAG CGTTGAtgtgtattga
- the CPSF7 gene encoding cleavage and polyadenylation specificity factor subunit 7 — MSEGVDLIDIYADEEFNQDSEFSNADQMDLYDDVLAASSQPPESRTSSSEPPPEIRQEPSPKPNNKSPAILYTYSGLRNKRAAVYVGSFSWWTTDQQLIQTIRSVGVYDVVELKFAENRANGQSKGYAEVVVASENSVHKLLELLPGKILNGDKVEVRLATRQNLSQFEAQARKRVPPRAHSRDSMDSVDGRATPTENALPPARVEKPPSILPFFNRPPAALPLMGLPPPPMPPPPPLSSGFGVPPPPPGIHYQHLMPPPPRLPPHLAVPPPGAVPPALHLNPAFFPPPSAALGPPPDTYGKAMAPYNHSSRELGPPPPAVSEVEFEEIMNRNRAISSSAISKAVSGASAGDYSDAIETLLTAIAVIKQSRVANDERCRVLLSSLKDCLHGIEAKSYSTGASSSSSRKRHRSRERSPSRSRESSRRHRDLLHSEDRHEDYFQERNREHERHRDRDRERDRHH, encoded by the exons GACTCTGAGTTCAGTAATGCTGACCAGATGGACCTGTACGACGACGTGCTCGCAGCCAGCTCGCAGCCCCCCGAAAGCCGCACCAGCAGCTCGGAGCCACCCCCCGAGATCCGCCAGGAGCCGTCCCCCAAGCCCAACAACAAATCCCCTGCCATCCTGTACACCTACAGCGGGCTGCGCAACAAGAGAGCCGCCGTCTACGTGGGCAGCTTCTCCTGG TGGACGACGGACCAGCAGCTGATCCAGACCATCCGCTCGGTCGGCGTCTACGACGTGGTGGAGCTGAAGTTTGCAGAGAACCGGGCCAATGGCCAGTCGAAAGG GTACGCAGAGGTGGTGGTTGCCTCTGAGAACTCGGTCCACAAGCTGCTGGAGCTCCTGCCCGGCAAAATCCTCAACGGGGACAAGGTGGAGGTGAGGCTGGCCACCCGGCAGAACCTGTCACAGTTCGAGGCGCAGGCTCGCAAAC GTGTGCCGCCACGGGCCCACTCCCGGGACTCCATGGACTCCGTGGATGGCCGCGCCACACCGACGGAGAAcgcgctgccgcccgcccgcgtggagaagcccccctccatcctGCCCTTCTTCaaccgcccccccgccgccctgcccctcatggggctgcccccgccgcccaTGCCGCCCCCGCCACCCCTCTCCTCCGGCTTCGGcgtccccccgccgccacccggCATCCACTACCAGCACCTCatgcccccgccgccccgacTGCCCCCCCACCTGGCCGTGCCGCCCCCGGGGGccgtccccccagccctgcacctcAACCCGGCCTTCTTCCCCCCGCCCAGCGCAGCCCTGGGTCCCCCGCCAGACACCTACGGCAAGGCCATGGCCCCCTACAACCACAGCAG CCGGGAGCTGGGCCCGCCGCCACCCGCCGTGAGCGAGGTGGAGTTCGAGGAGATCATGAACAGGAACCGGGCCATCTCCAGCAGCGCCATTTCCAAGGCGGTGTCGGGCGCCAGCGCAG GCGACTACAGCGACGCCATCGAGACCCTCCTCACGGCCATCGCCGTCATCAAGCAGTCCCGCGTCGCCAACGACGAGCGGTGCCGcgtcctcctctcctccctcaaAGACTGCCTGCATGGGATCGAAGCCAAGTCCTACAGCACAggcgccagcagcagctcctccag GAAACGACACCGGTCTCGGGAGCGCTCTCCCAGCCGGTCCCGCGAGAGCAGCCGGCGGCACCGGGACCTGCTGCACAGCGAGGACCGGCACGAGGACTATTTCCAGGAGCGGAACCGGGAGCACGAGCGGCATCGGGACAGGGACAGAGAGAGGGACCGGCACCACTGA